CCGGTAAGACCCGTGCCGCCCGTGGTCAGCACCACGTCGATTTCCGGGTCCGCACACCAGGCGCGCAGCTGATCCGCGATCTCGGCGCGCTCGTCGCGCAGGATCTTGCGGTCGGCCACGCGGTGCCCTGCGCCCTCGATCCGGTCCACCAGCGTCTGCCCCGAGCGGTCCTCCTCGATAGACCGCGTGTCGGACACCGCCAGCACCGCGATTCGCATGGGCAGAAAGGTCTTGCTCTCGTCGATACGGCTCATTCGGTCCCTTTCAGTCTGGCTTGAAGGTCGAGCAGATCTGCCCAGGCCGCGCGTTTCTGGGCCGGCTGGCGCAGCAGGAAGGCCGGGTGGAACATCGGCAGGGCCGGTCGGTCCATGGCCTCGGTCCATTGGCCGCGCAGCCGGGTGATCCCCTTGCGCCCCAGCACCGCCTGGCAGGAGATATTGCCCATCAGAACGAGGATCTCCGGGTCCGCCAGCGTCACATGGCGCTGCACGAAGGGCATCATCATGGCGATCTCGTCGGGGCGCGGGTCGCGGTTCTGGGGCGGGCGCCAGGGCAGGATGTTGGTGATATAGACCGCATGGCCTGGATCCGGCGCGTCCCGAGCCAGGCCGATCGCGGCCAGCATCTTGTCCAAAAGCTGCCCGGCCCGCCCGACGAATGGTCGCCCCTCCCGGTCCTCGTCGCGGCCCGGCGCTTCGCCGAGGATCATCACCCGCGCCCCGGGCCGCCCGTCGCTGAAGACGAGGTTCCGCGCGCCCTTGCGCAGCTCGCAATGGGGATAGGCGGCGAGCGCGTCGCGCAAAGCCTCCAGACTGCCCGATTGCGCGGCGGCTCCGCGCGCGGCGGTGACCGCCATCTCGGGCCCGTCCGGCGCAGGGGCGGCGGCCACGGACGGCGCCGCGGGGGCCGCTGCGGGCGCTTTCGGGCGCTCCGGCTCCACCGCGACGGTCCGGTCCACGGGCGCGTCGCTGATGGCCTCGGTGGCGCCAAGTTCCACCTGCCATTCCAGCGCCGCGCGCAAGGTGTGATAGTCCAGCTCCTGCTCCATGGCGCGACCCTATCCAAGCCCGCACCGCGCGGCAATCGCAACCCGCGCGCCCCCTTGCCCGCGCCTGCGGCCTCCGCCTATAAGCGGGCAAGTCAGGACAGGGGCAGCCATGACACTCCGCGCGCGTCATCTTCTGGGGATCGAACACCTGGCCCCGGACGAGATCGTCACGCTGCTGGACCTCGCGGATCGCTACGCAGACCTGAACCGACGCCCGGACAAGCATGGCGACGCGCTGGACGGGCTCACCCAGATCAACATGTTCTTCGAAAACTCCACCCGCACCCAGGCCAGTTTCGAGATCGCGGGCAAGCGGCTCGGCGCGGACGTGATGAACATGGAAGTGCGCGCCAGCTCGATCAAGAAGGGCGAGACCCTGATCGACACGGCGATGACCCTGAACGCCATGCACCCGGATCTGCTGGTCGTCCGACATCCCCATTCCGGGGCGGTCAACCTCCTGGCGGAAAAGGTGAATTGCGCGGTTCTGAACGCAGGCGATGGGCGGCATGAGCATCCGACGCAAGCCCTGCTCGATGCGCTGACGATCCGGCGCGCCAAGGGCAAGCTGCACCGGCTCAACGTTGCGATCTGCGGCGACATCGCCCATTCCCGGGTCGCGCGCTCCAACATCCTGCTGCTGGGCAAGATGGAGAACCGCATCCGCCTCGTGGGGCCGCGGACCCTGATGCCCGCCGAGATCGCCGAGCTTGGCGTCGAGGTGTACGAGGACATGAAGGCCGGGCTGGACGGGGTCGACGTGGTGATGATGCTGCGGCTCCAGAAGGAGCGGATGGATGGCGGTTTCATCCCGTCGGAGCGCGAATATTACCACCGCTACGGGCTGGATGCCGAGAAGCTCGCCTATGCCAAGCCCGACGCCATCGTCATGCATCCCGGCCCGATGAATCGCGGGGTCGAGATCGACGGCACCCTGGCCGACGACATCAACCGCTCCGTCATCCAGGAGCAGGTCGAGATGGGCGTGGCCGTGCGCATGGCGGCGATGGACCTGCTGGCGCGCAACCTGCGCGCCGCACGAGAAGGAGTTCGCGCATGACGACAGAGGTCCTGCGCCCGGATCGCACCGCGTATCTGCGCGCCTACGCCACCATGGCGGCGTTTGCCATGGCGATCGGGATGGGCGTGCTCTGGGCGCTGGGCAACCCGTACCCCTGGACCGGGGCGGTGGGGGGCCTTGCGGCGATTGCCCTGCGCGGCTGGTATCTCGGCTCCGAAGAGCTGGCGATCGAGTGGACCCTGACCGACGACCGGCTCGAAGGGCCTGGCTGGCG
The Dinoroseobacter shibae DFL 12 = DSM 16493 genome window above contains:
- a CDS encoding uracil-DNA glycosylase, which translates into the protein MEQELDYHTLRAALEWQVELGATEAISDAPVDRTVAVEPERPKAPAAAPAAPSVAAAPAPDGPEMAVTAARGAAAQSGSLEALRDALAAYPHCELRKGARNLVFSDGRPGARVMILGEAPGRDEDREGRPFVGRAGQLLDKMLAAIGLARDAPDPGHAVYITNILPWRPPQNRDPRPDEIAMMMPFVQRHVTLADPEILVLMGNISCQAVLGRKGITRLRGQWTEAMDRPALPMFHPAFLLRQPAQKRAAWADLLDLQARLKGTE
- a CDS encoding aspartate carbamoyltransferase catalytic subunit, with product MTLRARHLLGIEHLAPDEIVTLLDLADRYADLNRRPDKHGDALDGLTQINMFFENSTRTQASFEIAGKRLGADVMNMEVRASSIKKGETLIDTAMTLNAMHPDLLVVRHPHSGAVNLLAEKVNCAVLNAGDGRHEHPTQALLDALTIRRAKGKLHRLNVAICGDIAHSRVARSNILLLGKMENRIRLVGPRTLMPAEIAELGVEVYEDMKAGLDGVDVVMMLRLQKERMDGGFIPSEREYYHRYGLDAEKLAYAKPDAIVMHPGPMNRGVEIDGTLADDINRSVIQEQVEMGVAVRMAAMDLLARNLRAAREGVRA